The genomic DNA CAGGTCGATGTGGGCGTGTTCCGCCGCCTGGGCGTGAACCTCACGACGGAACCGAATTATCAGTCCGGCAACCTTTACCATGGATAAAAAGTCGTCTAGACTTCGTCTAACTTCGTTCTCAACCCAACTCGCCGTACCAGTTGTACGGCTTCGGGGTCTGCGGCCTCGTTATACTCGTCTATACGACTTTTTAATGACTTTTCTCTAGTTGGTGCGAAGATTTGAAAAAAATGCCGCGATTGAATCGCGGTCTTTTTGATGTTTGCGGTGCGGCCCCTCGGCAAGCTCGGGGACCTTATTTGACGGATGCAGTCAGCAGTTTTGTTGTGAGCTGCAAGCGCCCGGTATTAACCGGGCGTGGCAACGAGAGCGAGGCCTAACGGGATTTACTTGCCAGCGGCTTGGCCGAGCAGTCGTGTGGCTGCTGCCACATACTCAGCCGGGTTCGGGAGCGGAGAACCTTCGGCAAGCAGAGCCTGACCGTAGAGGGCCTTCGGCCAATCGCCCAGGTCTTCCTTCGCGGAGGCGTTCAGCGCGAACAGGAACACAGCAATGAATGCGATTGCTGTTTTCTTGAAATATTTGGACAAATTAGTTACCGCCGTTTCGTGCAATACCTATCAGGTAGAATAGACCGAAAACTACGATATCCGCCGCCACGATGGTCGAACCCACGGGAGTTCCGGCGAGAATAGCGACTACGATGCCGATAAGCGAGCAAATCACGGATATGGTGGCCGCAGCGACCGTTACCGAGAAAAAGCTCTTGAATACGCGCATGGCCGAAAGTGCCGGGAAAACCACGAGGGCCGATACCAAAAGCGCACCCACAAGGTTCATGGCGAGTACGATAATCGTTGCGACGATGACCGCAATCAGCAGGTTGAAAAGCGCAGTGTTGACGCCTGTGGCTCGTGCGAAATTCTCGTCGAACGTGATGGAGAAAATCTTGTTGTAGAAGAGGACGAAGCAGAAAAGAACCACGCACGAGAGCGCTATGCACAGGATGACCTCTTCCAGTTTCAGCGTGAGGATGGACGTGGAACCGAAAAGCGTGGTGCACACGTCGCCCGAGATGTTTGCCGAAGTGGAAAATATGTTCATCAGCAGGTAGCCGATGGCAAGCGCACCGACCGATACCATGGCGACGGCGGCATCGCCCTTGATGCGAGCGTTTTTCCCGGTGCAGAGCAGGAGTACTGCCACGGCTATGGTTACCGGCAAGATGATGAGCATGTTGTTTGTCACCTTGAGTACTGCTGCAATGGCAAGTGCGCCGAATGCGACGTGCGAAAGGCCGTCGCCGATATAGGAGTAGCGCTTGAGTACGAGGGTAACGCCCAGCAGCGACGAACAGAGCGATACGAGTACGCCTACGATAATCGCGTAGCGCACGAAGGGAAAGTCCAGGTAGAAAAGAAGCGTATCAATTGGCATACCGTACATTGTCATCCCCGCGAATGCGGGGATCTCCTTGACTTGAGGTTTTATCTTCCTTTAACTGATATTTGGTCGAAGTTCATCACGCGGGTAGCATCGTCCAGGGCGGAGTCCACGTCGTGCGTGACCATCACGATGGTCATGCCCTTCTTGTGTAGGTCATTGATGACGCGGTACATCGTTTCCGTAGATTCGGGATCGAGTCCCGTCACCGGTTCGTCGAGAAGCAATAAGCGTTCGGCAGCACAGAGGGCCCGGGCCAAAAGCACGCGCTGCTTTTGGCCCCCCGAAAGCTCGCGGAAGCACGACTTGCGCAAGCTTTCGGTGCGGGTGAGCGCCATGCATTCCATGGCGCGCTCCCGCTGGGCCCGTCCATAAAACGGCAGCAGGCGGAACTTGCCCTGGAATGCGGAAAGAACGATTTCTTCCACCGATGCGGGAAAATCCCTCTGGACTAGCGTCATCTGCGGCAGGTAACCGATTTCACTGCGCTTGAGCCCTTCGCAGAGTTCGATATCTCCGGACTTGGGCTTGAGCAAGCCTGCGATTCCACGGAGGAACGTTGTCTTGCCGGAACCGTTGCGTCCGATGATGCAGAGGTAGTCCCCGACATTCACGTCGTAATCCAAGTCGCGGACCAGGTCCTTGCTTCCGTAGCCGAGCGTCAGCTGGCGGCATTTGATCAGAGGGATTATTTCGTTCATGTTATTTTAAAGCCTTTTTCAATACTTCCAGATTGTCGCGCATGATGGAGAGGTAATCGACGCCGGCCTTTATCTGTTCGTCCGTCACCGACTGCATCGAATTGAGCGTCAAGACCTGCGCGTTCTTGGAGTTCTTGCTCGCATCGAGAATCGCCCGGGCGATTTTCCCGTCGCTGCCGTCGATAGTCAAAATGGCGGGGAGCGCAAGCGAATCCATCTTGTTCGCAAGGAAGGTTACAGTCTCGAAACTCGCTTCGCTCTCGGCGGAACAGCCGGCAAATGCGGCATAGTACTTAATGCCATAATCGTCCACCAGATAGCGAAACGGGAAACGGTCGCCGAACAGGATAGTTTCGTGGGTCGCCTCGGCAACGGCATCGGCATATTCGTCGTCAATTTCGTTCAGCTTGACAGTATAGTCAGCTGCGTTCGATCTGTATGTTTCGGCATTTGCGGTGTCGATTTTGACCAGGGCTTTGACGATGTCCACGCCAACCAGGTATTTGGCCGCTACCAGCGAAAGCCAGATGTGCTCGTCGTTCTCGACTTCTTCGTGGTGATGATGCTCGGAGGTCGCCTCGGCAGGCTCGGTGACCTTGGCATGCTCATGATGTTCCTCTACCTGCATGCCCTCCACGACTTCTTCTTCCTTGATGCGGTCGCCGAGAGCCTTCATCAGGTTCAGCGCGACGCGCCCTTCCTTCGGGGTAGCCGCAAGTGCCTTCTCAATCCATTCGTCAGACTCGCCGCCCACGTAAACGACAAGGTCGGCCTTGGCGATGGTCGCAATGTCCTTGGCCGAGGGCTTGTAGCTGTGAAGGTCGGTGCCGTTCTTGATGAGCAGTTTCAGGTCAACTGCATCGGCACGCTCGCCAATCACGTTCTTCAACCAGTCGTACTGCGGGTAGATGGTTGCGACGACGGAAATCTTTTTCGGTGCGGAATCCTTTTTCCCGGATTCCGTGTTGCATGCGGTCAGCATGAACGCTAACGCGAAAAACGATATTGCAATGGATGCAACTTTTTTCATATAAAGGTCCTTGTCCGTATGGACAAATGTTGTTGATGTTGTTATGCGGCTTTGTACCGCTCGTCGTCTTGGGTGCGACGCACTTCAATTCAACAACAGGACCTTTTGCGAAACAAGAGTGGCTCGGCACGTATCGAGAACCTTGATGCGGGGGAGCCTGAAAAACACGCAGCAGAGCGCGATTTCAAAAGGTGCGACGACCATTTCCATGCAGACCGTAATCAGTTCCAGACAGCGATGGATATGGTGACAGACGTGGCAATGTTCGCCGTGGCAATGGTGTTCCAGGTGGCGTGACACGTAGAGCGACGCCATGACAACCAGAAGCCTGTCGAACAGGGCCTTAAACATGGTGCATACGACTCCGCGGGAGGGGCTTCTTCGCGGCTATGGAGCATCCGGCGCAGCGCCCGAGCAGAACCGACTGCTGCTGGTCCAGTTCAAAGCCGCTTACGCGCTGTACCGAAAGTTGCAGCATCTTGAGTGCGGGGCCTTCCAGGTGGAAAAACTTGCCGCATTCCTTGCACACGAGGTGCATTTTCTCCTGGCACTTGCTCGGGCCCGTGTAGCGGTACTGGAGTTCCTTGTTCTCTTCGGCCCCGACAATCTGGACGATACCCGCTTTTTCGAGACGGGCGAGGTTCCTGTAGATGGTGCTCAGGGAAACGGAGCGCAGGTCCTGGGCAATGTCGGAGGCCTTGAAAATCCGGTCAGGATTCTTGACCATGAAGTCCATGATGACTTGTCGCGTTTTCGTCTTGTATTCTAATTTGCAAATCATTCGCAAATTTAAATTTAACAAAAAGTGGGTGCGTTGTCAACGAAAAAGCCTGCGAATGGGCCGCAGGCTTCTCGTAAATGTGGTTGTATTTAGCGTCACTTCACACTTGCTGTCAGCAATTTTGTAATCGCACTGACGTATTCAGCCGGGTTCGGAAGCGGAGAACCTTCGGCAAGCAGAGCCTGACCGTAGAGGGCCTTCGGCCAGTCACCCAAATCTTCCTTCGCTTCGACCTTCTTCTTGAGCATTTCGCAAATCGGGTGCGTCGGGTTGATTTCCAGAATGCGCTTGGACTTCGGCAAGTTCTTCTGGCCCATGGCCTTCATCATGCGTTCCATCTGGGCGCTCATGGCGTCTTCGCTCGTCACGAGGCAGCAGGGGCTATCCTTCAGGCGGCTAGACACGCGGACTTCCTTGATGTCTTCGTCCAAGACTTTCTGCAGGTTTTCGCAGAGGCCCTTAAAGATTCCCTTGTTGGCTTCTTCGGCCTTCTTTTCGTCTTCGGTCTTTTCGAAATCCACGTCGCCGCGGGCGATGTCGTGGAACTTCTTGTCGCCGAATTCGGTGAGGCTCGACATCATGAATTCATCGATGCCGTCGCTCATGAGCAACACCTCGTAGCCCTTGGCCTTGAAAGCTTCGAGCATCGGGTTGGACTTCACGGCGTTCTTGTCGCCGATGAGGTAGTAGATTTCCTTCTGGCCTTCCGGCATGCGCTTCACGTATTCGTCAAGGCCCACGAGAGCGTCGCCCTCCGTCTTGGTGCTTTCGAAGCGGAGCAGCTTCTTGAGTTCGTCAAGATGTTCCCAGTTCATGTAGAAGCCTTCCTTCAAGACCATGCCGAGTTCGCGCCACCAGGCGTTGTACTTCGCGGCATCCTTGTCGGCCATGTTCTGCAAGGTGTCGAGCACTTTCTTGATGACGTGCTTGCGGATGTTGGTGATAATCTTGTTGTTCTGCAAGATTTCGCGGGACACGTTCAGCGGCAAGTCTTCGCTATCTACCACGCCGCGCACAAAACGGAGCCAAGGCGGCAGCAGGTCCTTGCAGTCGTCCATGATAAAGACTTTCTTCACGTAGAGCTTGAGTCCGTGCAGTGCATCGTTGTGCCAGATGTTGAACGGGGCCTTGGACGGAATGTACACGAGGCTCCAGAATTCCTGGGAACCTTCGGCGTGGCTGTGGCTCCAAGCGGCCGGTTCGTCGGCTTCGTGGCTGATGACGTTGTAGAAGTCCTTGTACTGTTCTTCGGTGACTTCCTTTTCGCTCTGGCGCCACAATGCCTGCTTTTCGTTCAAACGTTCTTCGGGCTTTTCTTCGAGTTCGCCCTTGTCGTTCTTCGTTGCTTCGGGGTGGAAGTAAATGCCGTAGCTCACGAAGCCGCTGTACTTCTGGACGATGTCCTTGATTTTCCATTCGCTTGCGAAGTCTTCGGCGTCTTCGTCGTCCTTCAGGTACAAAGTAATCTTGGTGCCCACCTTGTCGCGCGGGGCTTCGGAAATCTCGAATTCGCCCGTGCCTTCGGAAGACCACAGGTAACCCTGAGTTTCGCCGGCCTTAAGGGTCAAAACTTCGACCTTCTTTGCGACCATGAACACGGAGTAGAAGCCCACACCGAACTGACCGATGAGATCGACTCTGCCCTTGTCGCTTTCCTTCAAATTCTTGATGAAGTTCTTGGTGCCGCTACGGGCGATGGTGCCCAGGCAGTTGATCAAGTCGTCCTTGTTCATGCCGATACCGTTGTCTTCCACAACGATGCGCTTGCCTTCCTTGTTCACCGAGATGTCGATGCGCAGCTGCGTGCCCTGCGGCAAGAGTTCTGCGTTTGAAAGCGAGAGGAAACGGCGCTTGTCCAGTGCGTCCGCCGCGTTGGAAACGAGTTCGCGGAGGAAGATTTCCTTGTTGCTGTAAAGGGAGTTGATCATCAAGTTCAGCATGTCGCGAACTTCGGTCTGGAATTCCATCTTCTCTGTTGCCATTTTACGTCCTTTTCCTTTTTGTCATTCCCGCGCAGGCGGGAATCTCCGTTATGTTTAATTTTCGAGCGGTTTAGACTGTCAAAATGTTTCAAAATGAAACAAATTGACGGCCCAGCCTTGTTTTCGCTATAGTAATTGCAAGAACCGTGCCAATGGTTTGACAAGCTCACCAACCGTGGTTCGACATAAGGTCGCTGAGCCGGTGCGCTGAGTTTGCCGAAGTGCACCAATATATTATATTTCGGAAAAGCCTGCTTTTTGGGGCTAAAAGGAGATTTATGAAAAAGGCGTTCTTGAACATGTTTATCCTGTCGCTGGCAGTAGCGTTCTGTGCCTGCGACGATTCCGCGTCGGGTTCTCCCGAAAACGGGGGCGACTCGGGTAAAACTGCGGAATCGAAGGGGAGTTTTCCTGCAGGCGGTGACTCGGATTTTTACTGCGAAGCGACCATCGGTGTTGATTCCGACGGCAAAAACTGGAGCCAGATAAAGTTGAATATCCCGAACTACAAGGGGTTTGTGGAACGGATCGTGTTCGACGATGCGGGTAACGGCTCGCAGTACTATGAAGAGTCCTATTTCAAGATATCGCCGAT from Fibrobacter sp. UWR3 includes the following:
- a CDS encoding Fur family transcriptional regulator, producing the protein MICKLEYKTKTRQVIMDFMVKNPDRIFKASDIAQDLRSVSLSTIYRNLARLEKAGIVQIVGAEENKELQYRYTGPSKCQEKMHLVCKECGKFFHLEGPALKMLQLSVQRVSGFELDQQQSVLLGRCAGCSIAAKKPLPRSRMHHV
- a CDS encoding metal ABC transporter ATP-binding protein — protein: MNEIIPLIKCRQLTLGYGSKDLVRDLDYDVNVGDYLCIIGRNGSGKTTFLRGIAGLLKPKSGDIELCEGLKRSEIGYLPQMTLVQRDFPASVEEIVLSAFQGKFRLLPFYGRAQRERAMECMALTRTESLRKSCFRELSGGQKQRVLLARALCAAERLLLLDEPVTGLDPESTETMYRVINDLHKKGMTIVMVTHDVDSALDDATRVMNFDQISVKGR
- a CDS encoding metal ABC transporter permease → MYGMPIDTLLFYLDFPFVRYAIIVGVLVSLCSSLLGVTLVLKRYSYIGDGLSHVAFGALAIAAVLKVTNNMLIILPVTIAVAVLLLCTGKNARIKGDAAVAMVSVGALAIGYLLMNIFSTSANISGDVCTTLFGSTSILTLKLEEVILCIALSCVVLFCFVLFYNKIFSITFDENFARATGVNTALFNLLIAVIVATIIVLAMNLVGALLVSALVVFPALSAMRVFKSFFSVTVAAATISVICSLIGIVVAILAGTPVGSTIVAADIVVFGLFYLIGIARNGGN
- a CDS encoding metal ABC transporter substrate-binding protein, whose product is MKKVASIAISFFALAFMLTACNTESGKKDSAPKKISVVATIYPQYDWLKNVIGERADAVDLKLLIKNGTDLHSYKPSAKDIATIAKADLVVYVGGESDEWIEKALAATPKEGRVALNLMKALGDRIKEEEVVEGMQVEEHHEHAKVTEPAEATSEHHHHEEVENDEHIWLSLVAAKYLVGVDIVKALVKIDTANAETYRSNAADYTVKLNEIDDEYADAVAEATHETILFGDRFPFRYLVDDYGIKYYAAFAGCSAESEASFETVTFLANKMDSLALPAILTIDGSDGKIARAILDASKNSKNAQVLTLNSMQSVTDEQIKAGVDYLSIMRDNLEVLKKALK
- the htpG gene encoding molecular chaperone HtpG, producing MATEKMEFQTEVRDMLNLMINSLYSNKEIFLRELVSNAADALDKRRFLSLSNAELLPQGTQLRIDISVNKEGKRIVVEDNGIGMNKDDLINCLGTIARSGTKNFIKNLKESDKGRVDLIGQFGVGFYSVFMVAKKVEVLTLKAGETQGYLWSSEGTGEFEISEAPRDKVGTKITLYLKDDEDAEDFASEWKIKDIVQKYSGFVSYGIYFHPEATKNDKGELEEKPEERLNEKQALWRQSEKEVTEEQYKDFYNVISHEADEPAAWSHSHAEGSQEFWSLVYIPSKAPFNIWHNDALHGLKLYVKKVFIMDDCKDLLPPWLRFVRGVVDSEDLPLNVSREILQNNKIITNIRKHVIKKVLDTLQNMADKDAAKYNAWWRELGMVLKEGFYMNWEHLDELKKLLRFESTKTEGDALVGLDEYVKRMPEGQKEIYYLIGDKNAVKSNPMLEAFKAKGYEVLLMSDGIDEFMMSSLTEFGDKKFHDIARGDVDFEKTEDEKKAEEANKGIFKGLCENLQKVLDEDIKEVRVSSRLKDSPCCLVTSEDAMSAQMERMMKAMGQKNLPKSKRILEINPTHPICEMLKKKVEAKEDLGDWPKALYGQALLAEGSPLPNPAEYVSAITKLLTASVK